GGTGCCAATTGGACTTATATTGTCTGGGGATTTATAAATGCTGTTTATTTCTTGCCATTGCTTTTGTCAAACAGTAACCGCAACAATATGGATTTGATCAAGTTGAAATTCAATCTTGATTCAACTAAAGTAATACTAAGTATTTTATATACTTTTTCATTAACGTGTATTGCGTGGGTATTTTTTAGGGCAAAAACTATTACAGATGCAGTATTGTATTTAAAACGTATTGTTACCAATGGCGATTTTAGTTTTCAATATTTGGATAATGAGCGTTATAGTTATGAATTGCTGCTTATGATTGGGCTTTTTGTTTTGATAGAATGGAATAATCGAACAAAAGTAGAACCTCTTTCGGGTAAAAAAAATATGTTTAAGTTAGCTTTAGCAATCGTAGCAATCATGGCTTTTGGAACCTTTTCAGATTATAAAGAATTTATATATTTTCAATTTTAATGAAACAGTTTTTAATTTATATAAGTAAAATTATTCTTATTGCAATTCTTGTGTCAATTGTATTAGATGGATTATTTACTGCGAGTTTTCTGCAAGCTAAAAACAGAGGGAAAATACAATCTGTTTTTAATTCTAAAGCTCAAAAGTACGATGTAATTATCTTAGGATCATCACGTGCAAATAATCATTTCATAGCAAAAATGTTTCAGGATAAAGGACTAAAAACATTTAATTATGGTATGAGCAGTGGCCATTTATTTGAAGCTTCTTTAATGTTGAAATTAATGTTGGAAAGAAAATATGTCATTAAAAATGTTATTTTGGAAGCTGATTTAAGTCTTTCCAGCGAAAATCCGTCTGAAGGGATTTCGGCTGGGTTTTTACCTTTTATTCATAATTCAGATATTGTAAAAGAACATTTCGAAAAGCAAAATTTTTTTTGGGAATTGTATTATTTACCATTTTATAGATATATTAAATATGACAGTAAAATGGGCTTTAGAGAGGCGTTTTCTTCTGCAATTAACAGGAGAACAAATGCTATGGATAATTTAGGATATTATCCGTTACAAAAGCATAAAAATGGCAATATGAAAAACAATATTGTCAATTTGAACCCTTTGCCACACAATAAATATTACGAAGAAATTAAAAATATGTGCAAAGTTAATCATATTAATTTTATCGCCGTAATGACACCAATGTGTGAAAATGTTGTAGGGATGAATTATTTCGAAAAGGTGCACAAAGCTTATCCAGAAATTTATAATTATGAAAATGTCGTTATAGAGAATAAATATTTTTCATCCTGTGGACATATGACTGATAGCGGATCAAGAATATTTACTGCAAGGATATTAAAAGATTTTTTTAGCAAGTAATTTTTAATGGAAAAAAATAAGATTGTACTGTTGTTTCCTGATGGAGTTGGAATTAGAAATTATCTATATACTAAAGTCTTTAATGAAGTAAAAGAAGATTTGGTCCTGTTTCATAATTTTGATACAGAGACAATAGAAGTAATTAAAAAAAATGTATTACTTGATGATGAAGTTACTCTTCCTACTTATAAAGAAACAATTAAAGAAAAGTTTTTGAGGGAATTAATTTGTCTTTCAAGGCTTTATTATAATGATAGGAAAGTTTCAAATTCAACACTATTTGTTAATTGGAATTGGAATCAAAAGACATTTTCAAAAAAGATTTTTTATAAATCAATTGAATTTTTGGCACCCTTTTTTAAGGAATATTCAAGTATTTTGAATTTGGAAAAAAAATATCAGAAGGCAATACGTCAAAATTCCTTTTATAATGAGGTAAAAGATATTTTAAGAAAGATTGAGCCGTTGACTATTTTTTGTTCACATCAAAGAGCTTTAAAAGCTGCGACAATCTTTGCAGCTGCCACTGATTTGGGGATTCAAACAGATACAGTTATTTATTCTTGGGATAATCTCCCAAAAGCACGAATGGCTTTACGAGCTGATAATTATCTTGTTTGGTCCCATTATATGAAAGAGGAATTAGAATTGTACTATCCTGAAATTCCCGTAAACACTATTCATGTTACTGGAACTCCTCAATTTGAGTTTTATCAAGATGAGAAGAATATTATTGATAGAGAAACCTTCTATAAAACCTATAATTTAGATCCAGATAAAAAGATTATTTGTTTTTCTGGCGATGATACAAAAACATCTCCCGATGATCCTGACTATTTGAGAGATATTGCCGAAGAACTTATAAAAGCTAATTTGCAAAACGAATATCAAATATTACTTAGAAGATGTCCGGTTGACTTTTCAGGAAGATTTGATGATGTTGTAAAGGAATATAAAGGTTTAATCAAAGAAGTTTCTCCATTGTGGTATTTTAGCAAATCAAAAGAATGGAATGCAGTTTATCCATCGATTGAAGATGTACAATTACTAGTAAGCACTGCTTTTTATTCGGATATAGTTGTGAATGTTGGGTCAACTATGGCTTTTGATTTTGCGATGTTTAATAAACCATGCGTTTTTATTAATTATGACCAGCAGGATAAAGTTGAAAAAGAGTGGTCAGTAAAAACAATATACCAGTTTCAGCATTTTAAAAGTATGCCAAATAAAAATGCTGTAATTTGGTTAAATAAAAAAGAAGAAATCGTTGATAAAATTACCTTAAAAACGAATGTTAATTCTGATATGATTGAGTGGAGAGATATTGTGATTGAAGATTATAAAAATGCTTCAATGAAGATACAGCAAATATTTAAAATTTAGTAATATGCATATCTGTTTTCTAACTAATGAATTCCCAAAAGAAGGTTTCCCCCATGGAGGGATAGGCACTTTTATTAAAACCTTTGCAACTACATTAGTTAAAAAAAATATTAAAGTATCAATTATTGGAATTAATTATACTACAAATAATGAAACTGAAATTGCAGAAGGTGTAAATATTTATAGATTAGAAAAAAGTAAAATTAAAGGGCTATCTTGGTATTTTAATTGTGCAGCAATCAATAAAAAAATTAGGGAAATTCATAAACAAGATCCGATAGACATAATAGAATCTTCAGAACTTGGTTTTGCTTTCATATCTAAAATTAAAGTCATTAAATATGTAATTCGGCTTCATGGAGGACATCATTTTTTTGCCGAAAGTGAAAACCGGAAAATCAATAAATGGAAAGGATTCCAAGAAAAAAGATCTTTTAGTAAAAGCGATGCTTTTATTGCAGTTTCTCAATACGTAAAAAAACATACTGAGAAATATTTAGATTACAATAATAAACCAATAGCCTACATAAGTAATCCTATTGATACAGATTTTTTTAAGCCAATAAACGAAAATGAATCTGATAATAAGATTGTTTTCGCTGGAACAGTTTGTGAA
This uncultured Flavobacterium sp. DNA region includes the following protein-coding sequences:
- a CDS encoding CDP-glycerol glycerophosphotransferase family protein produces the protein MEKNKIVLLFPDGVGIRNYLYTKVFNEVKEDLVLFHNFDTETIEVIKKNVLLDDEVTLPTYKETIKEKFLRELICLSRLYYNDRKVSNSTLFVNWNWNQKTFSKKIFYKSIEFLAPFFKEYSSILNLEKKYQKAIRQNSFYNEVKDILRKIEPLTIFCSHQRALKAATIFAAATDLGIQTDTVIYSWDNLPKARMALRADNYLVWSHYMKEELELYYPEIPVNTIHVTGTPQFEFYQDEKNIIDRETFYKTYNLDPDKKIICFSGDDTKTSPDDPDYLRDIAEELIKANLQNEYQILLRRCPVDFSGRFDDVVKEYKGLIKEVSPLWYFSKSKEWNAVYPSIEDVQLLVSTAFYSDIVVNVGSTMAFDFAMFNKPCVFINYDQQDKVEKEWSVKTIYQFQHFKSMPNKNAVIWLNKKEEIVDKITLKTNVNSDMIEWRDIVIEDYKNASMKIQQIFKI
- a CDS encoding glycosyltransferase family 4 protein, giving the protein MHICFLTNEFPKEGFPHGGIGTFIKTFATTLVKKNIKVSIIGINYTTNNETEIAEGVNIYRLEKSKIKGLSWYFNCAAINKKIREIHKQDPIDIIESSELGFAFISKIKVIKYVIRLHGGHHFFAESENRKINKWKGFQEKRSFSKSDAFIAVSQYVKKHTEKYLDYNNKPIAYISNPIDTDFFKPINENESDNKIVFAGTVCEKKGIRQLIEAFAFVKKEIPDAVLEIYGRDWFFPDGTSYIEMVKEKELPKIGKTAEDVCFKGTISFNDIPNAYSQAAVCVFPSHMETQGLVAPEAMSMEKAVVFTKLGPGSEAVEDYKTGLLCDPYNPKDIAEKIIWFLSNKEKKETIEKAARKFVVQKYGLNTIMDQNIVFYKSLIKSEG